The sequence GCTTTGGTCTCTTCCTTGGCTTCTCCATTACCACTACCCTTgctcttgttcttcttcttgggtgctcgaagaggttgagtgaTCAAGGAGGCTAATGACTCATcggtgatcttcttctcggtcGAAAGCTTGTCAGCAGAGTACCAGACGGGTTGAGGTGAGAGCAGCAATGGACCGGCAGGGAGAAGGGCGACTGCGAAGCAGCAAAAGAATCAGTATATCACCGATGATCTATCAGAGAATCAAGCGACTTactggtgaagaagaattcgGCGACGAGAGTACCAGCGGCAGTCTGGACGATGTCGTATGGTTTCAGGAGACCTATGAGGATACGATCACGTTCAGCTCGAATCGATTGATAGCACTGGAAGCGCAATCGCTGAGATCTTGCATATATGATATGCGGTTAAGATTTCGAACTCACCATGAGCAACAGCTTCTTGGACACCCATTCGTGCACGCTTCTCGTCATCGAGAGCTCTCAAGGTGAATGGGAAAGCACCAGCTTTCTTTTGGATCTCTGAGAAGACAGCTCGTGAagtcttcatcttgagctgGTAGTTGATATCGGCCTTCTTGTAGATCGAGGTCCTGGATGGGTCTGCTTTGGCCTGGTACACGTAAGAAACGGGAATtctgtcagctgaaatcATCTAAAAACGAAAATCGAGATTGGTAGATAGATCAAGGTGGACCAGAAAAGCCCGATGTGGACATGTAAAACTGAAGCAGATTCGCTCGCcaggtcttcttcttcgtatcaTGGGGCAGGAGTAATTGCTGAAATCTCGTACTCACCTTACCATTCGATCCAGTGACTACCAAAATATCCACACCGTAaacttcaccttcctcgaaTGTGATGGTCTCATGATCCCTCTTGAGGTCTGGTGaggggttgaggaggatCCTTTTTTTCCCGTCCGTTACGTTTTTCTCATGTTGACAAGATAACATTCCCTCGACACCTGCACATTCATAATCCTTTGCTACTTTCTCTACCACCTCGGTGACGTCCCAGTTCTTGTTTCCAACTTTGATCGTTCGCATGGCAGCCTGAGCGGCATCGTAAGCTGCTTTCACGACATCTGCCGAAAGACCCTCAGCCTTTGATGAGAGGACGACTGTCTCGGCGTGAGTGACGGCATACCCATCTAATTGAATACCGAGCATGACTTTTACGACGTCTCCGTCCTTGAGGACAACCTCGGGATCGGAAGGTAAGGGTGATACGTGAGATACGACATTGTTGACTGAGATGGAGGTTGGGAAAGCGGATCCTGAAAGCCAAAACAAAGGAGTCAATATGTTTGCGATCAATAGACTGACCACCAGCTGCTCCCACTCGTTCACCAGCATCCAAGTCCCTATAGATGGCAGTACCATGATATGCAATCTTCGATTGaattcatcaatcattcatccctccttctGCGGCTTTATAATCTGACCATATAGAAAGTATGTTACAACGATCGATATCggaactcacctttaccaacTTTGACACCATTCTTAGCCTTGTTCCAAAGAGGGGCGACAGTATCGTTGACAAGCTTGTCACCTCTGTGTTCAAGACATATAATCAAAAATAATCACACGACCAGGATTAGTACTGCATTGAGCTACTCACTCGACACAGAGGTCCAGAACTTTCTTTCCGGCAGTGATGGAGGGTATGAACTTCTTCAGCACTTCTCCCAAAGCTTGACCAGCGGTGGTGTACTTGGTGAGACTGGATATCAATGTCACATATGGTCAGCCCTGCTACCTCTCCTGATGGAATTTGAAGGAATGTGATCCGGGTGAGACTCACGTATCATTGTTCAAACCCTTCTCCTCgagcttcttctcctcttccactggTACGGTCTTTTTCAGATCGACTTGAGCTTCAGATGCCATCTTGTGTAGTTGAGTTGGTCTGTGATAAAAATATGATATAGGTTCAACAAAGGAATTGGACTGTATTCTGTTGTCAAAAAGGCCAACTTGATCACAAATCTCATACCGCCCTCCATACCTCGGTACGTCATGAATTTATACAGTGTCCCACCCCATCCAGACAGCCAAAATTCTTGACATGCTGAAAATACCGATAACTCCGCCACGCGAAGACAGCGTGGCACGGCTGAGTCTGCAGTCGGTGAATTCCACCGATGTACTTTCGGTTTTGACCGATGGGGGAGATAGGGGATTGTTGATTTTGGCGATTTATCATTGAGCACACGATTACACGCAATGGGACTGAGCTGCATGTAGATACCTCCTATATATAGACCTCCTTATCATCGGGTACATTCGAATGTCCTCTTGAAGCAATGATCAACCTTAGCAAAAGACTATAGCACGAGGGCCCGAATTTGACTATGTCAACGCCCAAGTCATATACCGAGCCTtccaccccttcctcctcttcgtcaactATCAAACCGGACCCAATGTCCAGTCCGCCGAATGAAAATACCGCTTTACTTCCCCCTGATCCTCACTCATCGGagacaaggaagagatggaatcaTTTCCCGCCTGTTCGAAGGGTATTCTTCACTTCCCTTTTGCTATCTATGACGTTCGCTTTCACTCAAACTTCCCTCATCTACGCGTTTAGGGTGATGACTTGCGACGAGTATTACAAGACTCACGAGTGGGACGGCAGCCATGGAGATCGATGTAATATACCCCAGGTCGAGGGTAAAAGTGCAAGGGAAATTGCTATTATGAGcactaccactactactTCCAGTAAGTTATACCTTatttccctcatcttcaatggGTGAATGTATTCTGAGCTGACAGTTCATGATCTCACATAAAGCCATAGCAAATCTCTTCATTTCAGGATGGTTCATCAAGCATTTCGGTGTCAAAGCAGCAATGTTCCAGCAAACATTCTGGGCGGCCCTTAGAAACCTCTGTCAGATGTACGCATTGAAGACTGGCGGTAAAGCTGGTATATTGATCATACAGTCTACTCAATTGTTCAACGTATTGGGCTCGGCTGGCGGGTATCAAATCGCTAGTAACGTCTTTGTATCGCTTTTGGTACCTTCGGAGGAAAGGACAAAGATGTTTGGGGTGTTGACCGGTGTGATCATGTTGGGCAGTAGTTTGGGTTATACTCGTGAGTTGTTTATTCAACGCGTCGAATGTTCGTTTTCACACAACATTGTTGATTCGTGTGTCCATTAGTTGGTGGTCTTGCATACAATACATACGGTCTACTAGCACCATTCCGATGTGCTTTCGGGTTGTTATGCTTTTGCACCATATTCGGTTCACTGTTCTTACCATACCTATCTCCCGAGAATCATTCCAAGGAACCGTCTTCCTCCACTGAAATaacgaaagagaagaagaaacaatcATTCTTAGCCCCATTGAAGATATTTATACCCAAGAAGATTGAGACCTCAGACGGGAGGATCAAGAGAGATTATAATCTACTATTACTGGGTGCAGGAGCATTTGTCAGTGTCTTAGCCACAGGATACGTCCATGTGGCGTTGCAACTGGTAGGAACGGACGCTTTCGGATTTACACCCGGTGAGAGCGGCatgatgctggtgagttGGGTTTCATCATCGTGACACGTAAGACGATCGATGTACTGACAACACATAACCCGACGTTCAGTCAGGTAATCTCCTCGTCAAGGCattcttcctttccatctGTTTCCCACGAATCATCACTTGGGGTCGGAAGCTTCTCTCGCATCGTACCGACATACCTTCTGGTCCAGCAACGGATGAACACCCTGAAACTCCCCTAGAAGCGGAAGAACCAGATGACATGGGTGCTCCAAGGGAAGATCAAGCTCGTCAACCTACAGATGTTCGACATGGTTCAACATTTGATCTATATTTCTTGAGATGGTCAATCTTCATTGACGGTTTACTCACTGGCCTCACCACGTTTTCGACAAAGGGTTGGCATCTTTACCTCGCTGCTGGTGTATTGCCTTTTGCAAGCGCAACTGGATCAGCATGTAAAGGTGTAACATTGGACTTTGTTGAGGCCGATCAACGTTCGGATGCTTTAGGAGCTATAGCATTAATAGAGAAGATCGGTATGTTCGAATCACCCTTGTCTAAACAAAGTATACAAACTAACTCCAAAGTGATTCAATCTACCATTATCCTGCTGCAGCTCAAGTATCCACGATCTCGTTGTTCGGTACTATTTTCGCAGTGTTCAGTGAACAAGGCAGACCGACTTTGGTATTCTTAGCTAACGGGGTGAGTCGGACGTTGTCCAGTCCACCGAGCGGAACTCCTTCTGATCCTACTATGTTCGCGGTCAGGCAATCGCCATGTTAGCATTCATTTTGCTGCTTTTCGTGAGAATGCCAAAACCAAAAGATAGTACTGGAAGAATCGTACTACCTGCTTAATCAGGTTCAGTAATCGGACTCGGGGAAGTTGTATTATTGCGAGAAATATGGAAATTCGTCAAATAGAGTCATTCAGGTTGACAAACTCGTTCTATATTATCTAATGATAGATGTTGGAATGAACTTTGGACTCCAGTCTTCCCATGCATATGCTTGTAAGTGGTGCCAGAGACTGGGACGTCCTACAGTGTGCGCCTCAAGCTTCTCAAAGGTTTAATCGGTCGGCAACACGCGGCGGGCAAGCTCGACGTATGCGAGGAGTATGGGCATTATCAACGGGCCCCCTTTGACCAGCCAAATCACCCCTCCTCACGGCTAACAATCCCGCACTAGCAGCAGGGAATAACGTGTTTTGGTTGTATAGGAATTTAATTTTTGATGAGTGATTCTGTAGGTGAGCGCTGTATATGTCACCATGTCCAGCAATTCACCGTATGCGCTGGTCAGTTGTTGCCATGAGCATATACTCGTAGTATTTACAAGGTGCCATTGCATCCGGAGCCTTGACCGCCTTTTCGGGACCCTTTCGGGGCCCGGGGTGATAAGCTTGAAATTGTTCATTCCGCATTTTCATCGTGAGGGCCAATGTATGTGATTGATGCGTCAGCTCAAGTCAAGATGACCGTCGGAGATACAGATATCAAAGGTTGCATGGGGTCGACTCGAATGCAGCATTGAAAGTGGCATGCAACCAACGAATAAAACGAGATTCAATTTTCACAGCCAGGAAAGGGGAAAACAAATAAACAGCGAGTACAAAGTATGCCAGACGATCAAAAGTCTGTCTTGATCACAGGGGCGAATCTGGGGTGAGTTCTTCTCGTTTTGTCCTTGGGGCAGGATCATGATTTGGATCGATCAAGATGCCACTGACCTCCCTTGTCCAGTGTCGGTCTAGCCTTGTCACGACTGTTCGTCAAGAGGGGCTACAAAGTGGTAGCGGCGGTTAGGGATCTGTCCAGAGCTCCTCCCATTGAGGGTTTGGCAGCAGTAGTCAAAATAGACTCGAATGAAGAGTTAGACTCGGCCAAGGCTATTGCGGAGCTGAAAGCAAAAGGAATTGATGATTTAGATATCGTGAGTcatatcatcgatgataCTGTAGAACGAAGAGTAAGAGACTAACATGCGATATACATTGTAGGTGATAGCCAACGCTGGTATAGCCTCACCTCTCGCTTACATGCGAGACACCAACATGAGCGCTTACGATGAATATTTCCGAGTCAACACAAAGGCACCATTGTCTTTGTTCATAGCCACTTATCCCCTGCTAAAGAAACAGGGAAGCAAATTTATAGCTATTTCATCGGCAGCGGCTCAAAATAGTATGGTACATTTCAAGACTAATGGAACCTACGGGGCTTCAAAGGCTGCTATCAATTACATTGTAAGTTCAGTAACCCAATATGTAGACTTCCCTGCCCTCAGGGCGACTATCCCCTGGAAAGATCAGAGGAGCGGGTCGCATTCGGTATTGTCTTCAGCTTTCGTGTTGTGGCTAATAATCCCGATGTTCATTCTCACTTCGCATGATGTAGACTAGACAAATCCACTTTGAAGAACCTCATTTGACGGCATTCACTTTGGCACCTGGATTTCTGGATACAGACATGGGTATCGCGGGCGCCAAAGAATTAGGTCTCGGATGTCCGCCTGAAAAAA comes from Kwoniella mangroviensis CBS 8507 chromosome 2, whole genome shotgun sequence and encodes:
- a CDS encoding DNA-binding protein, 42 kDa translates to MASEAQVDLKKTVPVEEEKKLEEKGLNNDTLTKYTTAGQALGEVLKKFIPSITAGKKVLDLCVEGDKLVNDTVAPLWNKAKNGVKVGKGSAFPTSISVNNVVSHVSPLPSDPEVVLKDGDVVKVMLGIQLDGYAVTHAETVVLSSKAEGLSADVVKAAYDAAQAAMRTIKVGNKNWDVTEVVEKVAKDYECAGVEGMLSCQHEKNVTDGKKRILLNPSPDLKRDHETITFEEGEVYGVDILVVTGSNGKAKADPSRTSIYKKADINYQLKMKTSRAVFSEIQKKAGAFPFTLRALDDEKRARMGVQEAVAHGLLKPYDIVQTAAGTLVAEFFFTIALLPAGPLLLSPQPVWYSADKLSTEKKITDESLASLITQPLRAPKKKNKSKGSGNGEAKEETKA